One stretch of Chaetodon auriga isolate fChaAug3 chromosome 18, fChaAug3.hap1, whole genome shotgun sequence DNA includes these proteins:
- the pum2 gene encoding pumilio homolog 2 isoform X3, translated as MSVPCSILGMNDVAWQETRGGMLHANGAPETGGVRVHGGGPLATVGAGQAPGVPHLQGMDRVVNPTPGTPQPPLSGRSQDDATVGYFFQRQPGEQLGGCTPSKHRWPTGDANHVDQVRAVDEMNYDFQALALESRGMGELLPAKKLWDSDELAKDGRKGMLLGEEWRDNAWGSSHHSVSQPIMVQRRPGQSFHGNGDANSVLSPRSEGGGLGVSMVEYVLSSSPGDKMDGRYRNGGYGGGDVDQDGREKNDAQEKVSPFEEDKSPEMKVGEESDPTKANGRGLLNGMDRDCKDFNPTPGSRQASPTEAVERMGPSQTGLEMMGQHHPHVLQQHNPNQNKAPAEDFQNQEAQSMGGMEQQAGVESLQFDYAGNQIQVDSSGTPVGLFDYNSQQQLFQRSNPLTVQQLTAAQQQQYALAAAQQQHLAGLAPAFVPNPYIINAAPPGTDPYTAAGLAAAATLAGPTVVPPQYYGVPWGVYPANLFQQQAASTANHSANQQQSSQGPGPGQPQVMRTGTNQRPLTPGQGQQSQQESLAAAAAANPALAYTGMPGYQVLAPAAYYDQTGALVMGPGARTGLGGPVRLVQTPLLINPAAAQAAAAVSASGSSNNMSGPPANGLYRSMPQPQPQPQQQQAPPPSSGLPSSSFYGSGSVPNTSQSSSLFSHTSAAPPPSSSLGFSSTGGSLGVGLGSALGGFGSSVSSSTSSSVSRRDSLLASSDLYKRGGSSLTPIGQPFYNSLGYSSSPSPIGLTPGHSPLTPPPSLPSSHGSSSSLHLGGLTNGSGRYISAAPGAEAKYRSAGGTSSLFNSSSQLFPPSRPRYSRSDVMPSGRSRLLEDFRNNRFPNLQLRDLPGHMVEFSQDQHGSRFIQQKLERATPAERQMVFGEILQAAYQLMTDVFGNYVIQKFFEFGSADQKLALATRIRGHVLPLALQMYGCRVIQKALESISSDQQSDIVRELDGHVLKCVKDQNGNHVVQKCIECVQPQALQFIIDAFQGQVFVLSTHPYGCRVIQRILEHCTQEQTLPILEELHQHSEQLGQKYQGVSLEMTPKTYYTVSRDALFKDQYGNYVIQHVLEHGRPEDKSKIVAEVRGKVLVLSQHKFASNVVEKCVIHSSRAERALLIDEVCCQKDGPHSALYTMMKDQYANYVVQRMIDMAEPAQRKIIMHKIRPHIATLRKYTYGKHILAKLEKYYMKSGSELGPIGGPTNGLM; from the exons ATGAGCGTTCCATGCAGCATCCTAGGTATGAATGACGTGGCCTGGCAGGAGACAAGAGGTGGGATGCTGCATGCAAATGGTGCTCCTGAGACCGGCGGTGTCAGAGTTCATGGTGGAGGGCCCCTAGCCACAGTTGGAGCTGGACAGGCTCCTGGAGTTCCACATTTACAGGGCATGGACAGGGTTGTTAACCCTACCCCAGGTACCCCGCAGCCACCGCTGAGTGGACGGTCTCAGGATGATGCCACAGTTGGATACTTCTTCCAGAGGCAGCCTGGAGAGCAGCTTGGAGGTTGCACACCCAGCAAGCATCGCTGGCCAACTGGAGATGCCAATCATGTTGATCAG GTCCGTGCTGTGGATGAAATGAACTATGACTTCCAAGCTCTTGCTCTGGAGTCTAGGGGTATGGGAGAG CTTCTGCCAGCAAAAAAGCTCTGGGATTCTGATGAGTTGGCCAAGGATGGAAGGAAAGGGATGCTTCTTGGCGAGGAGTGGAGGGACAATGCATGGGGATCATCTC ATCATTCAGTGTCTCAGCCAATCATGGTGCAGCGGCGACCAGGCCAGAGTTTCCATGGGAATGGTGATGCCAATTCTGTGCTTTCACCTCGCTCAGAAGGTGGAGGCCTGGGGGTGAGCATGGTGGAGTACGTCCTGAGCTCCTCTCCCGGTGACAAGATGGATGGTCGCTACAGGAACGGTGGCTAT GGTGGAGGAGATGTTGACCAAGATGGGAGAGAGAAGAATGATGCCCAGGAGAAAGTGTCCCCCTTTGAAGAGGACAAGAGCCCGGAGATGAAggtgggagaggagagtgatCCCACAAAAGCCAACGGAAGAGGTCTTCTGAATGGCATGGACAGAGACTGCAAAGATTTCAA TCCAACCCCTGGAAGCCGTCAAGCTTCCCCCACTGAGGCCGTGGAGCGGATGGGTCCCAGTCAGACAGGGTTGGAGATGATGGGACAGCACCATCCCCATGTCCTCCAACAACACAACCCCAACCAAAACAAGGCCCCAGCTGAGGACTTCCAGAACCAGGAGGCCCAGAGCATGGGAGGTATGGAGCAGCAAGCCGGTGTGGAGTCCCTCCAGTTCGACTATGCCGGGAACCAGATCCAGGTGGACTCCTCCGGGACTCCAGTAGGATTGTTTGACTACAATTCTCAACAGCAG ttgttCCAGAGATCTAATCCCCTGACTGTTCAGCagctcactgcagctcagcaacaACAATACGCCCTGgctgcagcccagcagcagcatctcg CTGGCCTTGCTCCTGCGTTTGTGCCAAACCCGTACATTATCAATGCTGCCCCCCCTGGAACCGATCCCTACACTGCCGCTGGGCtcgcagcagcagccacacttGCAG GGCCCACAGTGGTTCCACCACAGTACTATGGTGTTCCTTGGGGTGTGTACCCGGCCAATCTTTTCCAGCAACAGGCTGCATCAACTGCCAATCACTCAGCTAATCAGCAACAATCCAGCCAGGGACCAGGGCCAGGCCAGCCACAG GTGATGCGCACTGGAACCAACCAGCGACCTCTTACACCTGGGCAAGGCCAACAGAGTCAGCAGGAATCTctagctgcagcagctgctgcaaacCCTGCATTGGCATACACAGGCATGCCTG GATATCAGGTGTTGGCCCCTGCAGCCTATTATGACCAGACTGGGGCCTTGGTGATGGGCCCTGGTGCCCGAACTGGTCTTGGTGGACCAGTTCGTCTAGTCCAGACCCCTCTACTCATCaaccctgcagcagcacaagctg cagctgcgGTGTCAGCATCTGGCTCCAGTAACAACATGTCTGGTCCTCCAGCCAACGGGCTGTACCGCTCAATGCCTCAACCTCAAccccagccacagcagcagcaggctccCCCACCCAGCAGTGGCCTGCCTTCCAGCTCATTCTACGGCTCTGGATCAGTCCCCAACACGTCTCAGAGCAGCTCACTTTTCTCACACAcctctgctgcacctccacCAAGCTCATCCCTGGGCTTCAGCAGTACCGGGGGCTCTCTCGGTGTAGGCCTGGGCTCTGCTCTTGGAGGCTTCGGCTCTTCTG tTTCCAGCTCTACCAGTAGCAGTGTATCTCGCAGGGACTCCCTGTTGGCAAGTTCTGATCTTTACAAACGTGGCGGCAGCAGTTTAACTCCCATCGGCCAGCCCTTTTACAACAGCCTGGGTTACTCCTCCTCACCCAGTCCCATTGGCCTCACACCAGGTCACTCCCCACTCACTCCTCCACCATCTCTGCCCTCTTCTCATGGATCCTCTTCTAGCCTTCACCTAG GTGGCCTGACAAATGGCAGCGGGCGTTACATTTCTGCAGCGCCTGGAGCTGAGGCCAAGTACCGGAGCGCCGGCGGGACGTCCAGTCTCTTTAATTCCAGTAGCCAGCTGTTCCCACCGTCTCGGCCTCGCTACAGTCGCTCTGATGTCATGCCGTCCGGGCGCAGCCGCCTGCTGGAAGACTTCAGGAACAACCGCTTCCCAAACCTTCAGCTCCGTGACCTGCCGGGACACATGGTGGAGTTCTCTCAAGACCAGCACGGATCCAG ATTTATCCAGCAGAAGCTGGAGAGGGCCACCCCTGCTGAGAGGCAGATGGTGTTTGGAGAGATTCTGCAAGCAGCATACCAACTGATGACTGATGTATTTGGGAATTATGTCATCCAAAAGTTCTTTGAG TTTGGAAGTGCAGACCAGAAGCTGGCTTTGGCTACACGTATCCGTGGACACGTCCTTCCACTGGCTTTGCAGATGTATGGTTGCAGGGTCATTCAGAAAGCCCTGGAGTCCATTTCCTCAGACCAGCAG AGTGACATTGTCCGCGAGCTTGATGGCCACGTGTTGAAGTGTGTCAAGGACCAGAATGGCAACCATGTGGTGCAAAAGTGTATTGAGTGTGTCCAGCCCCAAGCCCTGCAGTTCATTATTGATGCCTTTCAGGGACAG gtgtttgtgcTTTCCACACACCCCTATGGCTGCAGAGTTATCCAAAGGATTTTGGAGCACTGCACCCAGGAGCAGACCCTGcccatcctggaggagctgcatCAGCACTCTGAACAGCTGGGCCAG AAATATCAAGGCGTATCATTGGAGATGACACCCAAAACATATTATACAGTGTCCCGTGATGCACTGTTCAAG GATCAGTATGGTAACTACGTCATTCAGCATGTTTTGGAGCACGGCCGACCAGAAGATAAAAGCAAGATAGTCGCAGAGGTTCGCGGAAAGGTTCTTGTCCTCAGCCAACACAAATTTGCAAG TAATGTTGTGGAGAAGTGTGTGATCCACTCTTCGCGTGCGGAGAGAGCTCTGCTGATAGATGAAGTGTGCTGCCAGAAAGACGGGCCCCACAGCGCCCTGTACACCATGATGAAGGACCAGTACGCCAACTATGTTGTCCAAAGAATGATTGACATGGCAGAACCTGCTCAGCGCAAAATCATCATGCACAAG ATCCGGCCTCACATTGCCACTTTACGCAAGTACACCTATGGGAAGCACATTCTGGCCAAGCTAGAAAAGTACTACATGAAGAGCGGATCTGAACTGGGTCCCATCGGTGGCCCCACGAATGGCCTCATGTAG
- the pum2 gene encoding pumilio homolog 2 isoform X4, translating to MSVPCSILGMNDVAWQETRGGMLHANGAPETGGVRVHGGGPLATVGAGQAPGVPHLQGMDRVVNPTPGTPQPPLSGRSQDDATVGYFFQRQPGEQLGGCTPSKHRWPTGDANHVDQVRAVDEMNYDFQALALESRGMGELLPAKKLWDSDELAKDGRKGMLLGEEWRDNAWGSSHHSVSQPIMVQRRPGQSFHGNGDANSVLSPRSEGGGLGVSMVEYVLSSSPGDKMDGRYRNGGYGGGDVDQDGREKNDAQEKVSPFEEDKSPEMKVGEESDPTKANGRGLLNGMDRDCKDFNPTPGSRQASPTEAVERMGPSQTGLEMMGQHHPHVLQQHNPNQNKAPAEDFQNQEAQSMGGMEQQAGVESLQFDYAGNQIQVDSSGTPVGLFDYNSQQQLFQRSNPLTVQQLTAAQQQQYALAAAQQQHLAGLAPAFVPNPYIINAAPPGTDPYTAAGLAAAATLAGPTVVPPQYYGVPWGVYPANLFQQQAASTANHSANQQQSSQGPGPGQPQVMRTGTNQRPLTPGQGQQSQQESLAAAAAANPALAYTGMPGYQVLAPAAYYDQTGALVMGPGARTGLGGPVRLVQTPLLINPAAAQAAAAVSASGSSNNMSGPPANGLYRSMPQPQPQPQQQQAPPPSSGLPSSSFYGSGSVPNTSQSSSLFSHTSAAPPPSSSLGFSSTGGSLGVGLGSALGGFGSSVSSSTSSSVSRRDSLLASSDLYKRGGSSLTPIGQPFYNSLGYSSSPSPIGLTPGHSPLTPPPSLPSSHGSSSSLHLGGLTNGSGRYISAAPGAEAKYRSAGGTSSLFNSSSQLFPPSRPRYSRSDVMPSGRSRLLEDFRNNRFPNLQLRDLPGHMVEFSQDQHGSRFIQQKLERATPAERQMVFGEILQAAYQLMTDVFGNYVIQKFFEFGSADQKLALATRIRGHVLPLALQMYGCRVIQKALESISSDQQVISDIVRELDGHVLKCVKDQNGNHVVQKCIECVQPQALQFIIDAFQGQVFVLSTHPYGCRVIQRILEHCTQEQTLPILEELHQHSEQLGQDQYGNYVIQHVLEHGRPEDKSKIVAEVRGKVLVLSQHKFASNVVEKCVIHSSRAERALLIDEVCCQKDGPHSALYTMMKDQYANYVVQRMIDMAEPAQRKIIMHKIRPHIATLRKYTYGKHILAKLEKYYMKSGSELGPIGGPTNGLM from the exons ATGAGCGTTCCATGCAGCATCCTAGGTATGAATGACGTGGCCTGGCAGGAGACAAGAGGTGGGATGCTGCATGCAAATGGTGCTCCTGAGACCGGCGGTGTCAGAGTTCATGGTGGAGGGCCCCTAGCCACAGTTGGAGCTGGACAGGCTCCTGGAGTTCCACATTTACAGGGCATGGACAGGGTTGTTAACCCTACCCCAGGTACCCCGCAGCCACCGCTGAGTGGACGGTCTCAGGATGATGCCACAGTTGGATACTTCTTCCAGAGGCAGCCTGGAGAGCAGCTTGGAGGTTGCACACCCAGCAAGCATCGCTGGCCAACTGGAGATGCCAATCATGTTGATCAG GTCCGTGCTGTGGATGAAATGAACTATGACTTCCAAGCTCTTGCTCTGGAGTCTAGGGGTATGGGAGAG CTTCTGCCAGCAAAAAAGCTCTGGGATTCTGATGAGTTGGCCAAGGATGGAAGGAAAGGGATGCTTCTTGGCGAGGAGTGGAGGGACAATGCATGGGGATCATCTC ATCATTCAGTGTCTCAGCCAATCATGGTGCAGCGGCGACCAGGCCAGAGTTTCCATGGGAATGGTGATGCCAATTCTGTGCTTTCACCTCGCTCAGAAGGTGGAGGCCTGGGGGTGAGCATGGTGGAGTACGTCCTGAGCTCCTCTCCCGGTGACAAGATGGATGGTCGCTACAGGAACGGTGGCTAT GGTGGAGGAGATGTTGACCAAGATGGGAGAGAGAAGAATGATGCCCAGGAGAAAGTGTCCCCCTTTGAAGAGGACAAGAGCCCGGAGATGAAggtgggagaggagagtgatCCCACAAAAGCCAACGGAAGAGGTCTTCTGAATGGCATGGACAGAGACTGCAAAGATTTCAA TCCAACCCCTGGAAGCCGTCAAGCTTCCCCCACTGAGGCCGTGGAGCGGATGGGTCCCAGTCAGACAGGGTTGGAGATGATGGGACAGCACCATCCCCATGTCCTCCAACAACACAACCCCAACCAAAACAAGGCCCCAGCTGAGGACTTCCAGAACCAGGAGGCCCAGAGCATGGGAGGTATGGAGCAGCAAGCCGGTGTGGAGTCCCTCCAGTTCGACTATGCCGGGAACCAGATCCAGGTGGACTCCTCCGGGACTCCAGTAGGATTGTTTGACTACAATTCTCAACAGCAG ttgttCCAGAGATCTAATCCCCTGACTGTTCAGCagctcactgcagctcagcaacaACAATACGCCCTGgctgcagcccagcagcagcatctcg CTGGCCTTGCTCCTGCGTTTGTGCCAAACCCGTACATTATCAATGCTGCCCCCCCTGGAACCGATCCCTACACTGCCGCTGGGCtcgcagcagcagccacacttGCAG GGCCCACAGTGGTTCCACCACAGTACTATGGTGTTCCTTGGGGTGTGTACCCGGCCAATCTTTTCCAGCAACAGGCTGCATCAACTGCCAATCACTCAGCTAATCAGCAACAATCCAGCCAGGGACCAGGGCCAGGCCAGCCACAG GTGATGCGCACTGGAACCAACCAGCGACCTCTTACACCTGGGCAAGGCCAACAGAGTCAGCAGGAATCTctagctgcagcagctgctgcaaacCCTGCATTGGCATACACAGGCATGCCTG GATATCAGGTGTTGGCCCCTGCAGCCTATTATGACCAGACTGGGGCCTTGGTGATGGGCCCTGGTGCCCGAACTGGTCTTGGTGGACCAGTTCGTCTAGTCCAGACCCCTCTACTCATCaaccctgcagcagcacaagctg cagctgcgGTGTCAGCATCTGGCTCCAGTAACAACATGTCTGGTCCTCCAGCCAACGGGCTGTACCGCTCAATGCCTCAACCTCAAccccagccacagcagcagcaggctccCCCACCCAGCAGTGGCCTGCCTTCCAGCTCATTCTACGGCTCTGGATCAGTCCCCAACACGTCTCAGAGCAGCTCACTTTTCTCACACAcctctgctgcacctccacCAAGCTCATCCCTGGGCTTCAGCAGTACCGGGGGCTCTCTCGGTGTAGGCCTGGGCTCTGCTCTTGGAGGCTTCGGCTCTTCTG tTTCCAGCTCTACCAGTAGCAGTGTATCTCGCAGGGACTCCCTGTTGGCAAGTTCTGATCTTTACAAACGTGGCGGCAGCAGTTTAACTCCCATCGGCCAGCCCTTTTACAACAGCCTGGGTTACTCCTCCTCACCCAGTCCCATTGGCCTCACACCAGGTCACTCCCCACTCACTCCTCCACCATCTCTGCCCTCTTCTCATGGATCCTCTTCTAGCCTTCACCTAG GTGGCCTGACAAATGGCAGCGGGCGTTACATTTCTGCAGCGCCTGGAGCTGAGGCCAAGTACCGGAGCGCCGGCGGGACGTCCAGTCTCTTTAATTCCAGTAGCCAGCTGTTCCCACCGTCTCGGCCTCGCTACAGTCGCTCTGATGTCATGCCGTCCGGGCGCAGCCGCCTGCTGGAAGACTTCAGGAACAACCGCTTCCCAAACCTTCAGCTCCGTGACCTGCCGGGACACATGGTGGAGTTCTCTCAAGACCAGCACGGATCCAG ATTTATCCAGCAGAAGCTGGAGAGGGCCACCCCTGCTGAGAGGCAGATGGTGTTTGGAGAGATTCTGCAAGCAGCATACCAACTGATGACTGATGTATTTGGGAATTATGTCATCCAAAAGTTCTTTGAG TTTGGAAGTGCAGACCAGAAGCTGGCTTTGGCTACACGTATCCGTGGACACGTCCTTCCACTGGCTTTGCAGATGTATGGTTGCAGGGTCATTCAGAAAGCCCTGGAGTCCATTTCCTCAGACCAGCAGGTAATT AGTGACATTGTCCGCGAGCTTGATGGCCACGTGTTGAAGTGTGTCAAGGACCAGAATGGCAACCATGTGGTGCAAAAGTGTATTGAGTGTGTCCAGCCCCAAGCCCTGCAGTTCATTATTGATGCCTTTCAGGGACAG gtgtttgtgcTTTCCACACACCCCTATGGCTGCAGAGTTATCCAAAGGATTTTGGAGCACTGCACCCAGGAGCAGACCCTGcccatcctggaggagctgcatCAGCACTCTGAACAGCTGGGCCAG GATCAGTATGGTAACTACGTCATTCAGCATGTTTTGGAGCACGGCCGACCAGAAGATAAAAGCAAGATAGTCGCAGAGGTTCGCGGAAAGGTTCTTGTCCTCAGCCAACACAAATTTGCAAG TAATGTTGTGGAGAAGTGTGTGATCCACTCTTCGCGTGCGGAGAGAGCTCTGCTGATAGATGAAGTGTGCTGCCAGAAAGACGGGCCCCACAGCGCCCTGTACACCATGATGAAGGACCAGTACGCCAACTATGTTGTCCAAAGAATGATTGACATGGCAGAACCTGCTCAGCGCAAAATCATCATGCACAAG ATCCGGCCTCACATTGCCACTTTACGCAAGTACACCTATGGGAAGCACATTCTGGCCAAGCTAGAAAAGTACTACATGAAGAGCGGATCTGAACTGGGTCCCATCGGTGGCCCCACGAATGGCCTCATGTAG
- the pum2 gene encoding pumilio homolog 2 isoform X2, giving the protein MSVPCSILGMNDVAWQETRGGMLHANGAPETGGVRVHGGGPLATVGAGQAPGVPHLQGMDRVVNPTPGTPQPPLSGRSQDDATVGYFFQRQPGEQLGGCTPSKHRWPTGDANHVDQVRAVDEMNYDFQALALESRGMGELLPAKKLWDSDELAKDGRKGMLLGEEWRDNAWGSSHHSVSQPIMVQRRPGQSFHGNGDANSVLSPRSEGGGLGVSMVEYVLSSSPGDKMDGRYRNGGYGGGDVDQDGREKNDAQEKVSPFEEDKSPEMKVGEESDPTKANGRGLLNGMDRDCKDFNPTPGSRQASPTEAVERMGPSQTGLEMMGQHHPHVLQQHNPNQNKAPAEDFQNQEAQSMGGMEQQAGVESLQFDYAGNQIQVDSSGTPVGLFDYNSQQQLFQRSNPLTVQQLTAAQQQQYALAAAQQQHLAGLAPAFVPNPYIINAAPPGTDPYTAAGLAAAATLAGPTVVPPQYYGVPWGVYPANLFQQQAASTANHSANQQQSSQGPGPGQPQVMRTGTNQRPLTPGQGQQSQQESLAAAAAANPALAYTGMPGYQVLAPAAYYDQTGALVMGPGARTGLGGPVRLVQTPLLINPAAAQAAAVSASGSSNNMSGPPANGLYRSMPQPQPQPQQQQAPPPSSGLPSSSFYGSGSVPNTSQSSSLFSHTSAAPPPSSSLGFSSTGGSLGVGLGSALGGFGSSVSSSTSSSVSRRDSLLASSDLYKRGGSSLTPIGQPFYNSLGYSSSPSPIGLTPGHSPLTPPPSLPSSHGSSSSLHLGGLTNGSGRYISAAPGAEAKYRSAGGTSSLFNSSSQLFPPSRPRYSRSDVMPSGRSRLLEDFRNNRFPNLQLRDLPGHMVEFSQDQHGSRFIQQKLERATPAERQMVFGEILQAAYQLMTDVFGNYVIQKFFEFGSADQKLALATRIRGHVLPLALQMYGCRVIQKALESISSDQQVISDIVRELDGHVLKCVKDQNGNHVVQKCIECVQPQALQFIIDAFQGQVFVLSTHPYGCRVIQRILEHCTQEQTLPILEELHQHSEQLGQKYQGVSLEMTPKTYYTVSRDALFKDQYGNYVIQHVLEHGRPEDKSKIVAEVRGKVLVLSQHKFASNVVEKCVIHSSRAERALLIDEVCCQKDGPHSALYTMMKDQYANYVVQRMIDMAEPAQRKIIMHKIRPHIATLRKYTYGKHILAKLEKYYMKSGSELGPIGGPTNGLM; this is encoded by the exons ATGAGCGTTCCATGCAGCATCCTAGGTATGAATGACGTGGCCTGGCAGGAGACAAGAGGTGGGATGCTGCATGCAAATGGTGCTCCTGAGACCGGCGGTGTCAGAGTTCATGGTGGAGGGCCCCTAGCCACAGTTGGAGCTGGACAGGCTCCTGGAGTTCCACATTTACAGGGCATGGACAGGGTTGTTAACCCTACCCCAGGTACCCCGCAGCCACCGCTGAGTGGACGGTCTCAGGATGATGCCACAGTTGGATACTTCTTCCAGAGGCAGCCTGGAGAGCAGCTTGGAGGTTGCACACCCAGCAAGCATCGCTGGCCAACTGGAGATGCCAATCATGTTGATCAG GTCCGTGCTGTGGATGAAATGAACTATGACTTCCAAGCTCTTGCTCTGGAGTCTAGGGGTATGGGAGAG CTTCTGCCAGCAAAAAAGCTCTGGGATTCTGATGAGTTGGCCAAGGATGGAAGGAAAGGGATGCTTCTTGGCGAGGAGTGGAGGGACAATGCATGGGGATCATCTC ATCATTCAGTGTCTCAGCCAATCATGGTGCAGCGGCGACCAGGCCAGAGTTTCCATGGGAATGGTGATGCCAATTCTGTGCTTTCACCTCGCTCAGAAGGTGGAGGCCTGGGGGTGAGCATGGTGGAGTACGTCCTGAGCTCCTCTCCCGGTGACAAGATGGATGGTCGCTACAGGAACGGTGGCTAT GGTGGAGGAGATGTTGACCAAGATGGGAGAGAGAAGAATGATGCCCAGGAGAAAGTGTCCCCCTTTGAAGAGGACAAGAGCCCGGAGATGAAggtgggagaggagagtgatCCCACAAAAGCCAACGGAAGAGGTCTTCTGAATGGCATGGACAGAGACTGCAAAGATTTCAA TCCAACCCCTGGAAGCCGTCAAGCTTCCCCCACTGAGGCCGTGGAGCGGATGGGTCCCAGTCAGACAGGGTTGGAGATGATGGGACAGCACCATCCCCATGTCCTCCAACAACACAACCCCAACCAAAACAAGGCCCCAGCTGAGGACTTCCAGAACCAGGAGGCCCAGAGCATGGGAGGTATGGAGCAGCAAGCCGGTGTGGAGTCCCTCCAGTTCGACTATGCCGGGAACCAGATCCAGGTGGACTCCTCCGGGACTCCAGTAGGATTGTTTGACTACAATTCTCAACAGCAG ttgttCCAGAGATCTAATCCCCTGACTGTTCAGCagctcactgcagctcagcaacaACAATACGCCCTGgctgcagcccagcagcagcatctcg CTGGCCTTGCTCCTGCGTTTGTGCCAAACCCGTACATTATCAATGCTGCCCCCCCTGGAACCGATCCCTACACTGCCGCTGGGCtcgcagcagcagccacacttGCAG GGCCCACAGTGGTTCCACCACAGTACTATGGTGTTCCTTGGGGTGTGTACCCGGCCAATCTTTTCCAGCAACAGGCTGCATCAACTGCCAATCACTCAGCTAATCAGCAACAATCCAGCCAGGGACCAGGGCCAGGCCAGCCACAG GTGATGCGCACTGGAACCAACCAGCGACCTCTTACACCTGGGCAAGGCCAACAGAGTCAGCAGGAATCTctagctgcagcagctgctgcaaacCCTGCATTGGCATACACAGGCATGCCTG GATATCAGGTGTTGGCCCCTGCAGCCTATTATGACCAGACTGGGGCCTTGGTGATGGGCCCTGGTGCCCGAACTGGTCTTGGTGGACCAGTTCGTCTAGTCCAGACCCCTCTACTCATCaaccctgcagcagcacaagctg ctgcgGTGTCAGCATCTGGCTCCAGTAACAACATGTCTGGTCCTCCAGCCAACGGGCTGTACCGCTCAATGCCTCAACCTCAAccccagccacagcagcagcaggctccCCCACCCAGCAGTGGCCTGCCTTCCAGCTCATTCTACGGCTCTGGATCAGTCCCCAACACGTCTCAGAGCAGCTCACTTTTCTCACACAcctctgctgcacctccacCAAGCTCATCCCTGGGCTTCAGCAGTACCGGGGGCTCTCTCGGTGTAGGCCTGGGCTCTGCTCTTGGAGGCTTCGGCTCTTCTG tTTCCAGCTCTACCAGTAGCAGTGTATCTCGCAGGGACTCCCTGTTGGCAAGTTCTGATCTTTACAAACGTGGCGGCAGCAGTTTAACTCCCATCGGCCAGCCCTTTTACAACAGCCTGGGTTACTCCTCCTCACCCAGTCCCATTGGCCTCACACCAGGTCACTCCCCACTCACTCCTCCACCATCTCTGCCCTCTTCTCATGGATCCTCTTCTAGCCTTCACCTAG GTGGCCTGACAAATGGCAGCGGGCGTTACATTTCTGCAGCGCCTGGAGCTGAGGCCAAGTACCGGAGCGCCGGCGGGACGTCCAGTCTCTTTAATTCCAGTAGCCAGCTGTTCCCACCGTCTCGGCCTCGCTACAGTCGCTCTGATGTCATGCCGTCCGGGCGCAGCCGCCTGCTGGAAGACTTCAGGAACAACCGCTTCCCAAACCTTCAGCTCCGTGACCTGCCGGGACACATGGTGGAGTTCTCTCAAGACCAGCACGGATCCAG ATTTATCCAGCAGAAGCTGGAGAGGGCCACCCCTGCTGAGAGGCAGATGGTGTTTGGAGAGATTCTGCAAGCAGCATACCAACTGATGACTGATGTATTTGGGAATTATGTCATCCAAAAGTTCTTTGAG TTTGGAAGTGCAGACCAGAAGCTGGCTTTGGCTACACGTATCCGTGGACACGTCCTTCCACTGGCTTTGCAGATGTATGGTTGCAGGGTCATTCAGAAAGCCCTGGAGTCCATTTCCTCAGACCAGCAGGTAATT AGTGACATTGTCCGCGAGCTTGATGGCCACGTGTTGAAGTGTGTCAAGGACCAGAATGGCAACCATGTGGTGCAAAAGTGTATTGAGTGTGTCCAGCCCCAAGCCCTGCAGTTCATTATTGATGCCTTTCAGGGACAG gtgtttgtgcTTTCCACACACCCCTATGGCTGCAGAGTTATCCAAAGGATTTTGGAGCACTGCACCCAGGAGCAGACCCTGcccatcctggaggagctgcatCAGCACTCTGAACAGCTGGGCCAG AAATATCAAGGCGTATCATTGGAGATGACACCCAAAACATATTATACAGTGTCCCGTGATGCACTGTTCAAG GATCAGTATGGTAACTACGTCATTCAGCATGTTTTGGAGCACGGCCGACCAGAAGATAAAAGCAAGATAGTCGCAGAGGTTCGCGGAAAGGTTCTTGTCCTCAGCCAACACAAATTTGCAAG TAATGTTGTGGAGAAGTGTGTGATCCACTCTTCGCGTGCGGAGAGAGCTCTGCTGATAGATGAAGTGTGCTGCCAGAAAGACGGGCCCCACAGCGCCCTGTACACCATGATGAAGGACCAGTACGCCAACTATGTTGTCCAAAGAATGATTGACATGGCAGAACCTGCTCAGCGCAAAATCATCATGCACAAG ATCCGGCCTCACATTGCCACTTTACGCAAGTACACCTATGGGAAGCACATTCTGGCCAAGCTAGAAAAGTACTACATGAAGAGCGGATCTGAACTGGGTCCCATCGGTGGCCCCACGAATGGCCTCATGTAG